Below is a genomic region from Raphanus sativus cultivar WK10039 chromosome 4, ASM80110v3, whole genome shotgun sequence.
GCCATTACAGATTGGCTTGATGGATATATTGCAAGAAAGGTACTTCATTTTCTTTACCCATTTTCGTGTAGTTATGTGGATTCTTCTTACCATAGCGGTGCGATGTTGTGCATTTTCAGATGAGGTTAGGTTCTGCGTTTGGTGCTTTTTTGGATCCAGTGGCAGATAAGGTGAGAGAAGAGCCTCCCTTTTAAGCTTATCTTCCATTTTATGCCAATGAAAAGattttgtctcttttttttttttttaattttatcttttgGATGTGCAGCTTATGGTAGCAGCAACATTGATTTTGCTGTGTACCAAACCCATGGACGCTATTGTCTTAGGACCAGTTCCATGGTTAGTGACAGTACCTTCAATTGCAATTATTGGTAGAGAGGTAAGAtgtataaagttttttttactgTATTGTTAAATATCATTTAAGTCAGCTCCTGGTTCTAAAGTAGTATGTAATGCTTTGCACTCTAGATTACTATGTCAGCAGTAAGAGAATGGGCTGCATCTCAAAACGGCAAGCTTTCTCAGGTAAATATATTCATTTGGATTCATTTCTCTGAGTGTTCTTttgttaaaaatagaaaatggtGTTGTTGATGTTCTTAGGCTGTTGCTGTAAATAGCTTGGGAAAGTGGAAAACTGCAACGCAGATGATAGCGTTAACCATACTGCTCGCAAGCAGGGATAGCAGTTTTGAGAGGCTATTACCGTCTGGTATTGGGTTGCTCTATGTATCCGCAGGGCTCTCTGTATGGTCTTTAGTTGTTTATATGAGACAGATAATGAGAGTACTTCTATTGAAGAAGTAgcaacattttattttattttttatggcTTTTTTGCATTCAAGTATATACACATAGAATGCAAGTCTTGCCCAGCGACATTTTACCTCTCATCTTCTTGAAGAAATCTgactaatctctctctctctctctctctctatctggATTCAAAACGAAATTAGCTGGGCAAGCACTATAAGACTCTTGTGATGCtttagttttggtttggttttgtataATATCTCTGAATAACCATGAACCGAGTTTATTTAAGCAGCAAGCAACAACTTATGGGCCAtggagaaaagaaaagcaaacAGGTGTAGTTTCGTTCTTTTTTGAGACTACTGCTTTGGTCTCATGAACTCATGAGATGATAAAAAAACAGTTATGTATTGTGCCATGTAGGAACTTTTTCAATACTTACCAGagacaatataaattatatttaaaacaaatctttGGTTACAGTATCTCTATCTGCTTAGGGACGTGCTTCTGCTTGGCTCGTTTCATGCATCTTTCAGCTAGCTCTTGTGGATCTTGACGTGTTTGGGTGTATGCTTCAGTCTGTGTGTGGAAAATTTGGTCTTAAAATGATTGAGAGCTACCCAAATTgaaatctctctctctgtgaATGAGCCATATGCAAAATTAACTTGTATGATTGACTAGTCAAAGCCCTTCAAAATTGTTGCCATTGTTATCAGGCCAAGGCTCTCTACTGCTTAGGGGTGGGCACGGAgcggatatccggaattttaaggatatccgtgatccgatccgtgccTTACGAATATTCGATTTTTTGATTCGATCAGATCCGTAACTTTTCGGATATCCGGAACATcggatatccgcgaatatccaaattttttccggatatccgattcgatccgtaaaaaataataaaaaattaaaaaaattaagaaaaataaaagaaaaagaagaaaatctgaaataaaataataatatttcattattttttaatgaaaaattacatactttcaaaaattttaataactaaataattaatttagtgaataaaaacattataaaacttatataaagatataaaagtatgtatattatataattttataaacatgtatacatatatatgtatataacggatcggatcggatatccatttctaaaaatattagtatttgtgatttgcttcgtctttgacggatattggattttagtatttgcttcgattcgttaagttacggatattcggatttttcggatcgaatcggaacgaataacggatcgaatcaaaatttacggatattttgcccacccctactaCTGCTACCTTGGTTTTGTTTAATGTTCAAAAAATCGTTAGGTGTGATTAGTCGATTTATAGGAGATTATTGTTTAGGCATATATATGTACTAACTTTTTGAAGATctagactaatttttttaaataatcattCCCAAAAATATCGTTTCATTTAGGTCACATTTGCTATCTGGATTGACTTTTCAAACACTGGTTGTGGTTTTGTCATCACTTTAGCATAACTAAACATAGTCACCATATAGTTTTggtaaaaaaggaaataaaatttacaatttgagtttagaaaataatttaaacaaagtAACGGACAACCCAAAAgaagattataaaaaaaattgtatagaagaagcaaacaaaatcaaatttctgatttgaaaaagggaaaaagaactatattttgtttattattgagTAACCACAAAAAAAAGACTAGAAAATGGCATTGCCTGAGAGAACACCACCTCCTCTGACAGAGACCGGAGTTCGAACTCCCAAATTTGCAGTGTGGAGAAAAACAACAATCACTGTGATATCATCATGAAAGTGTCTCCTGATACCACGTTCTATCTTCTCCAAATCAGAAtacctcatctctctcttctttgcTGCTACTTGCAATGCAGCTTTCACTAACCTCCTAGCCACACCCTAAAAGAGACCACACAATGCCAACAAAGATTTACTCAAAACTTCATCAAAAGACCAAATCTTGATGttgtgaaaaaaaagaaaaagatccTTACATTGCGTGGACAAGAGTTAACGATGTCAACTGCTTCTTGGTTACTTAGTTGCTCCCATAAACCATCCGAAGCAAATATAAGAAACTGATCTTCAAGGTGAATCTTATGAACTGTTATCGTCGGCTCAGCTCTCATTATA
It encodes:
- the LOC108853465 gene encoding CDP-diacylglycerol--glycerol-3-phosphate 3-phosphatidyltransferase 2 encodes the protein MGEEEDAAVSLDQNSSGGGEDSLLRRNRHSSPLPPQLSSKVLTLPTVLTLGRVAAVPILVATFYADCWWGRTATTSIFIAAAITDWLDGYIARKMRLGSAFGAFLDPVADKLMVAATLILLCTKPMDAIVLGPVPWLVTVPSIAIIGREITMSAVREWAASQNGKLSQAVAVNSLGKWKTATQMIALTILLASRDSSFERLLPSGIGLLYVSAGLSVWSLVVYMRQIMRVLLLKK